A single Cucumis melo cultivar AY chromosome 4, USDA_Cmelo_AY_1.0, whole genome shotgun sequence DNA region contains:
- the LOC103503681 gene encoding 31 kDa ribonucleoprotein, chloroplastic: MASVRLPCSSSSSILRSKQHHHIFLAPLSCSQNPSYPINGDFNLSVSRSSPSLLSTSICHNPLISIMAKRTSKFVFQFASTSQDEAVSSSPSDIEEFSRTRLLAQNVPWDSTPEDIRSLFEKYGTVLDVELSMYNKIRNRGLAFVTMGSPEEALAALNNLESYEFEGRTLRLNYAKLKKEKPSPPVKPKPVTFNLFVANLPFEARAKDLREFFDSGSGNVVSAQIIFHENPRRSSGYGFVAFKAKKDAEAAISEFQGKTFMGRSLRVARSKQFVKLPSEEKSQSEDASTDGVELANAAAEV; the protein is encoded by the exons ATGGCTTCGGTTCGTCTTCCttgttcttcatcttcctcaatCCTTCGCTCTAAACAACACCACCATATTTTTCTCGCACCTCTCTCATGTTCGCAAAATCCATCTTATCCCATCAATGGAgacttcaatctctctgtctccCGCTCTTCTCCATCTCTTCTTTCAACTTCCATCTGCCACAATCCTTTGATTTCAATTATGGCTAAGAGAACCAGCAAGTTTGTCTTCCAGTTCGCCTCAACATCCCAAGACGAAGCAGTTTCGAGCTCGCCTTCTGATATTGAAGAATTTTCTCGAACTAGACTGCTTGCTCAGAATGTGCCTTGGGATTCTACTCCGGAGGATATTCGTTCTCTGTTTGAGAAATATGGTACGGTCCTGGATGTGGAG CTTTCTATGTATAACAAGATTAGAAACAGAGGCTTGGCGTTTGTCACTATGGGATCACCGGAGGAAGCCCTTGCTGCGCTTAACAATCTCGAATCGTAT GAATTTGAGGGTCGTACTCTGAGGCTCAATTATGCTAAGCTTAAAAAGGAGAAACCCTCCCCTCCTGTGAAACCAAAACCCGTTACGTTTAATTTGTTTGTGGCAAATTTGCCATTTGAAGCAAGAGCAAAGGACCTCAGAGAGTTCTTCGATTCAGGGAGTGGTAATGTAGTGTCTGCACAAATTATTTTTCATGAGAATCCGAGAAGGTCTTCTGGATATGGTTTTGTTGCCTTCAAAGCCAAGAAGGATGCTGAAGCAGCTATTTCTGAGTTCCAAGGGAAG ACCTTTATGGGGAGATCACTTCGTGTTGCACGTAGTAAGCAGTTTGTGAAACTTCCTTCAGAAGAGAAATCCCAATCTGAAGATGCATCTACTGATGGTGTGGAGCTAGCCAATGCCGCTGCTGAAGTTTAA